One Paraburkholderia aromaticivorans genomic region harbors:
- the trhA gene encoding PAQR family membrane homeostasis protein TrhA: protein MHVGERFNSITHLVGAVLSVAGLATLVTMGALDGDAYKVVSFSVYGAMLFVLYAISTLYHSVRNPRAKAVLQKCDHSAIYLLIAGSYTPFTLVTLRGPWGWSLFGVSWGLAALGIVQELTLGRRTRSVSMVLYVLMGWLALVAVRPLVEALPAAGTAWLVAGGVIYSVGIYFFINDERIRHGHGIWHLFVLAGSLCQFVSVARYVA, encoded by the coding sequence GTGCATGTCGGGGAGCGTTTCAACAGCATTACCCACCTCGTCGGCGCCGTACTGTCGGTGGCGGGTCTTGCAACGCTCGTGACAATGGGCGCGCTCGACGGCGACGCGTACAAGGTGGTCAGCTTCAGTGTGTACGGTGCGATGCTGTTCGTGCTGTATGCTATCTCGACGCTTTACCACAGCGTGCGCAATCCGCGCGCGAAGGCGGTTCTGCAGAAATGCGACCATTCGGCGATCTACCTGCTGATCGCCGGCAGCTACACCCCGTTCACGCTCGTCACATTGCGCGGACCGTGGGGCTGGTCGCTATTCGGCGTAAGCTGGGGGCTTGCCGCTCTCGGCATCGTGCAGGAATTGACGCTGGGGCGACGCACCCGCAGCGTTTCGATGGTGCTGTATGTCCTGATGGGATGGCTCGCGCTCGTTGCCGTCCGCCCGCTGGTTGAAGCCTTACCGGCAGCGGGTACCGCCTGGCTCGTGGCCGGCGGAGTCATCTACAGCGTCGGCATCTACTTCTTCATCAACGACGAGCGCATCCGGCATGGACATGGTATCTGGCACCTGTTCGTACTGGCGGGCAGTCTGTGTCAATTCGTCAGTGTCGCGCGCTATGTCGCATGA
- a CDS encoding MFS transporter codes for MQTHASPSATASPHSAPAPLSKAMVRRIVFSSSVGNALEWFDFLVYGYFATIIAKQFFPMQDEWLSTLLAIATFGISFLMRPLGAVVLGTYGDRKGRKAALTLAIALMMVGTLAMAVMPPYASIGIAAPVLILLARLVQGFAVGGEFGSATAFMVEHSTSRRGYYASWQFASQGLAAITAAAFGSLLTAWLPPAQLNDWGWRIPFVFGLLVGPVGYYIRSHLDETPEFLALREAREAAGTRAAMNEENDASFASQWVNLLLAVGIVAQSTVGVYVLQLYMPMYAVKQLHMPAAASFGVVVLNGGLQFLLSPVMGALSDRIGRIRIMLTTSILMGTLIYPMFALLQSHPTIGWLLVLQGTAGIFKAAYSGPMPALMSEIFPTQVRSTGLSIGYSIGVTIFGGFAPTIVETFIHLTGDKLAPSYYVLIAAVLSGLSLVVVAWRMRRVRLMQGVQMA; via the coding sequence ATGCAGACCCACGCGTCGCCTTCGGCGACAGCTTCCCCTCACTCCGCGCCCGCGCCGCTCTCCAAAGCGATGGTGCGGCGGATCGTGTTTTCGTCGTCGGTCGGCAATGCGCTCGAGTGGTTCGACTTCCTGGTCTATGGCTACTTCGCGACCATCATCGCCAAACAGTTTTTCCCGATGCAGGACGAGTGGCTCTCCACGCTGCTCGCCATCGCCACCTTCGGCATCTCGTTCCTGATGCGGCCGCTCGGCGCGGTCGTGCTGGGCACCTACGGCGACCGCAAGGGTCGCAAGGCGGCACTGACGCTCGCCATCGCGCTGATGATGGTCGGCACTCTCGCGATGGCTGTGATGCCGCCGTACGCGTCGATCGGCATCGCCGCGCCGGTCCTGATTCTGCTCGCGCGACTCGTGCAAGGTTTCGCGGTGGGCGGCGAGTTCGGCAGCGCGACCGCCTTCATGGTCGAACACAGCACGTCGCGCCGCGGCTACTACGCCAGTTGGCAGTTCGCGAGCCAGGGTTTGGCCGCGATCACCGCCGCCGCATTCGGCTCGCTGCTGACCGCGTGGCTGCCACCCGCGCAATTGAATGACTGGGGCTGGCGCATTCCGTTCGTGTTCGGTTTGCTGGTCGGTCCGGTGGGCTACTACATCCGCTCGCATCTCGACGAGACGCCGGAATTCCTCGCGCTGCGCGAGGCGCGCGAGGCGGCCGGCACGCGCGCCGCGATGAACGAAGAGAACGACGCGTCATTTGCCAGTCAGTGGGTCAACTTGCTGCTCGCGGTCGGCATCGTCGCGCAATCTACGGTGGGCGTCTATGTGCTGCAGCTCTACATGCCGATGTACGCCGTCAAGCAGTTGCACATGCCGGCGGCGGCATCGTTCGGCGTGGTGGTGCTCAACGGCGGTCTGCAATTCCTGCTCTCGCCGGTGATGGGCGCGTTGTCCGATCGTATCGGCCGGATTCGCATCATGCTAACCACGTCGATTCTGATGGGTACGCTGATCTATCCGATGTTCGCGCTGCTGCAGTCTCATCCGACCATCGGCTGGCTGCTCGTGTTGCAGGGCACGGCGGGAATTTTTAAGGCGGCTTATTCCGGGCCGATGCCCGCATTGATGTCCGAGATCTTTCCGACGCAGGTGCGCTCGACGGGTCTTTCGATCGGTTACAGCATCGGCGTGACGATCTTCGGCGGCTTCGCGCCCACGATCGTCGAGACGTTCATTCATTTGACCGGGGACAAACTTGCGCCAAGTTACTACGTGCTGATTGCCGCGGTGCTGTCGGGTCTCTCGCTCGTCGTCGTGGCGTGGCGCATGCGCCGCGTGCGTCTGATGCAAGGCGTTCAGATGGCCTGA
- a CDS encoding DeoR/GlpR family DNA-binding transcription regulator, whose amino-acid sequence MTRDPRLTLNARQQELLEWVQRDGFVTVDDLAAHFDVTPQTIRRDVNWLADMNLLRRYHGGASLPTSSENVSYTARQRMFHDEKRRIAALVATHIPDQASLFINLGTTTEEVARALNRHRGLRVITNNLNVAIMMSGYPDCEVLVTGGIVRPWDKGIVGELAIDFIRQFKVDFAIIGTSSIETDGTLRDFDTREVRVAEAIIQHARTVFLAADNSKFGRPALVRQGHLDQIDALFTDIAPPAEMTETLTAANCQVYIAD is encoded by the coding sequence ATGACCCGAGACCCCCGCCTGACTCTCAATGCCCGGCAACAGGAACTGCTGGAGTGGGTGCAACGCGACGGCTTCGTGACCGTGGACGACCTCGCGGCCCACTTCGACGTGACGCCGCAGACGATCCGCCGCGACGTCAACTGGCTCGCCGACATGAACCTGCTGCGCCGCTATCACGGCGGCGCGAGTCTGCCGACCAGTTCCGAAAACGTGTCCTATACGGCGCGTCAGCGCATGTTCCATGACGAGAAGCGGCGCATCGCGGCGCTAGTGGCCACTCACATTCCCGATCAGGCCTCGCTCTTCATCAATCTCGGCACCACCACCGAAGAAGTGGCTCGCGCGCTCAATCGGCACCGTGGCCTGCGCGTGATCACCAACAACCTGAACGTCGCCATCATGATGAGCGGCTATCCGGATTGCGAGGTGCTGGTGACGGGCGGCATCGTGCGGCCGTGGGACAAAGGGATCGTCGGCGAACTGGCGATCGATTTCATCCGGCAGTTCAAGGTGGACTTCGCGATCATCGGCACGTCGAGCATCGAAACGGACGGCACGCTGCGCGATTTCGACACGCGCGAAGTGCGGGTGGCCGAGGCGATCATCCAGCATGCGCGCACCGTTTTCCTCGCCGCCGACAACTCGAAATTTGGTCGCCCGGCGCTGGTTCGCCAAGGCCATCTCGATCAGATCGACGCCTTGTTCACCGACATCGCACCGCCCGCCGAGATGACCGAGACGCTCACAGCCGCCAACTGCCAGGTCTATATCGCCGACTGA
- a CDS encoding c-type cytochrome — translation MELRVSSRRIFRPLLALLLIGSAGVYSAAKAQTQPKAPDTMEARVQGCTACHGSHGQGTDNDYFPRLAGKPADYLYNQLQNFREGRRKYPPMNYLVTYLSDDYLHQIATYFSQQRPPYPPPAKPTVSSSTLARGQQIVLNGDASKQIPACAACHGKTLTGMQPAIPGLVGLHSDYISAQLGAWRSGSRHAIAPDCMHTIATRLTDEDVNAVAAWLSTQQAPQNPVPAPARSMKTPLACGSEPQ, via the coding sequence ATGGAGTTACGCGTGTCTTCAAGACGCATTTTCCGCCCGTTGCTCGCCCTTCTGCTGATCGGCTCCGCGGGCGTTTATAGCGCTGCGAAAGCGCAGACTCAACCGAAAGCCCCCGATACGATGGAAGCGCGCGTGCAAGGCTGCACGGCTTGCCACGGCTCGCACGGCCAAGGCACGGACAACGACTACTTCCCTCGCCTCGCGGGCAAGCCGGCCGACTATCTGTACAACCAGTTGCAGAATTTCCGCGAAGGGCGCCGCAAGTACCCGCCCATGAACTACCTCGTCACGTACCTCTCGGACGACTACCTTCATCAGATCGCCACGTATTTCTCGCAACAGCGTCCTCCGTATCCGCCGCCGGCCAAGCCGACGGTGTCGTCGAGCACGCTCGCGCGCGGCCAGCAAATCGTGCTGAACGGCGACGCCTCGAAGCAGATTCCGGCTTGCGCGGCCTGCCACGGCAAGACGTTGACCGGTATGCAACCCGCTATCCCGGGTCTGGTCGGCCTGCACTCCGACTACATCAGCGCGCAACTCGGCGCATGGCGCTCGGGCTCGCGCCATGCCATCGCGCCTGATTGCATGCACACCATCGCCACCCGTCTGACCGACGAAGACGTGAACGCCGTTGCCGCCTGGCTTTCCACGCAACAGGCCCCACAAAACCCCGTGCCGGCTCCGGCCCGCTCGATGAAGACTCCGCTTGCCTGCGGCAGCGAACCGCAATAA
- a CDS encoding ferritin-like domain-containing protein, with translation MHIELNHVMPWRIEDIDLTRIDRQKAVANEDLLLLLCASSFIESGSDLYTSNLSTFFNGDPEVSAWLNQEWEPEELQHGRALRTYIAYVWPEFDWDTAFRNFMEEYSLTCSVEDFEKTRALEMVARCVVETGTATLYRAIGECSDEPVLKQITDNIRTDEVRHYKHFFKYFKKYNKIEGNGRLAVLGALMRRVMEIKNEDSEIALRHVFAVRYPERVHDSAYNRERAARINALVRRNLSADMCVKMLLKPLNLPARIQPGVHYPLAKITQHVFFR, from the coding sequence ATGCACATAGAGCTGAACCATGTCATGCCCTGGCGGATCGAGGATATCGACCTCACCCGCATTGATCGGCAAAAGGCCGTCGCCAACGAAGATCTGCTGCTGTTGCTGTGCGCGTCTTCGTTTATCGAAAGCGGCTCCGATCTGTACACCAGCAATCTGAGCACTTTCTTTAACGGCGATCCTGAAGTCTCGGCCTGGCTCAATCAGGAATGGGAGCCGGAAGAGCTGCAGCATGGCCGCGCGCTCAGGACGTATATCGCTTACGTGTGGCCCGAATTCGACTGGGACACGGCGTTTCGTAATTTCATGGAAGAGTATTCGCTGACCTGCTCAGTGGAGGACTTCGAAAAAACCCGCGCGCTCGAGATGGTCGCGCGCTGCGTGGTGGAAACCGGCACGGCGACCTTGTATCGCGCGATCGGCGAATGCTCGGACGAGCCGGTGCTCAAGCAGATCACCGACAACATCCGCACCGACGAAGTGCGTCACTACAAACACTTTTTCAAGTACTTCAAGAAGTACAACAAGATCGAAGGCAACGGCAGGCTCGCCGTACTCGGCGCGCTAATGCGTCGCGTCATGGAGATCAAGAACGAAGACTCGGAGATCGCCTTGCGCCACGTCTTCGCGGTTCGTTATCCGGAACGCGTACACGACTCGGCTTATAACCGTGAACGGGCGGCGCGTATCAATGCGCTGGTGCGGCGCAATCTGTCGGCCGACATGTGCGTGAAGATGCTGCTCAAGCCGCTCAATCTGCCGGCGCGGATTCAGCCGGGCGTGCATTACCCGCTCGCCAAGATCACGCAGCATGTGTTCTTTCGCTGA
- the copC gene encoding copper homeostasis periplasmic binding protein CopC, producing the protein MKLLNFSRPALRASMLGAAALLVTSTAFAHAHLASSEPAANAEVAAPTEVTIHFTEPLEPAFSKIALADKSGKAAAPAESQVDKDDAKVMHLPLPQLSAGRYAVHWIAVATDGHRTQGDFAFIVK; encoded by the coding sequence ATGAAGCTACTTAATTTTTCCCGTCCGGCGTTGCGAGCGTCGATGCTCGGCGCCGCGGCGCTGCTTGTAACGTCCACGGCATTCGCCCATGCGCATCTGGCGTCGAGCGAGCCGGCGGCCAACGCCGAAGTCGCTGCGCCCACCGAGGTGACGATCCATTTCACCGAGCCGCTCGAACCGGCTTTCAGCAAGATCGCGCTTGCCGATAAGAGCGGCAAGGCGGCCGCGCCGGCGGAGTCGCAGGTCGACAAGGACGACGCCAAGGTCATGCATCTGCCGCTGCCGCAATTGAGCGCCGGCCGCTACGCGGTGCACTGGATCGCGGTAGCCACGGACGGCCACCGTACCCAGGGCGACTTTGCGTTTATCGTCAAATGA
- a CDS encoding CopD family protein — translation MSIDGLWIGQVAMAALMNVAFAFAVGSALLGAWLAKDAQQKISPARPAWLRAQRSMLTATVVLVLADLGWLLYQAASMSGVGLPAAIGVVPTVLAQTHVGYGWSLAFAGALVLLGTAMASHTGTLRNALLWLAVVAIAAGKASLGHAADAGPASAAIAMQTLHVLVTSVWGGLAMAAGLAVLPALGASTARGMLIRTATQVSNVSVVAVALVLLSGIFNVVRGSGGSFEAVELSAWGHVLMLKLALVALALVLGGLNRFLALPRLRRTASTMDAHTFVNVLYLEALAMIGVFVAAAALSHSVPAFAALS, via the coding sequence ATGAGCATCGACGGACTGTGGATCGGGCAGGTCGCCATGGCCGCGCTCATGAACGTCGCGTTTGCGTTTGCCGTCGGTTCGGCGTTGCTCGGCGCGTGGCTCGCGAAGGACGCCCAGCAGAAAATCTCGCCCGCGCGCCCCGCCTGGTTGCGCGCGCAACGCTCGATGCTGACGGCCACCGTCGTGCTGGTGCTCGCGGATCTCGGCTGGCTGCTGTATCAGGCGGCGTCGATGAGTGGTGTCGGGTTGCCGGCCGCCATCGGCGTGGTGCCGACCGTACTGGCGCAAACCCATGTCGGTTACGGCTGGAGCCTTGCGTTTGCCGGCGCGCTGGTGCTGCTCGGCACGGCCATGGCCAGTCATACGGGCACGCTGCGCAATGCGCTGCTGTGGCTCGCGGTGGTCGCGATCGCAGCGGGCAAGGCGTCGCTGGGTCACGCGGCCGATGCCGGGCCGGCCTCGGCCGCGATCGCCATGCAAACGCTGCATGTGCTCGTCACCAGCGTGTGGGGCGGTCTGGCGATGGCGGCGGGGCTCGCGGTTCTGCCGGCACTCGGCGCCTCGACTGCGCGCGGTATGTTGATCCGCACGGCGACTCAGGTGTCGAATGTATCGGTGGTGGCGGTTGCGCTCGTGCTGCTCTCCGGCATCTTCAACGTAGTGCGGGGTTCGGGTGGCTCGTTCGAGGCGGTTGAACTCAGCGCGTGGGGACATGTGCTGATGCTCAAGCTTGCGCTGGTCGCGCTCGCGCTCGTGCTCGGCGGACTCAACCGCTTTCTGGCGCTGCCGCGTCTGCGCCGCACGGCCTCGACAATGGATGCCCACACCTTCGTCAACGTGCTGTATCTGGAAGCGCTGGCGATGATCGGCGTGTTCGTCGCGGCGGCCGCGTTATCGCATAGCGTGCCGGCGTTCGCCGCGCTCAGCTGA
- a CDS encoding c-type cytochrome, with protein MKRKSLFALSAVVVVAAAALVPVLWSGGDHLHNGTAMAATPADQAALIKQGEYLARAGDCIACHTVRGGKQFAGGLPMATPFGTMFTPNITPDDQYGIGKWTQDDFYRAMHTGRSKDGSLLYPGFPFTSYTKVTRADSDAIYAYLRSVTPVNVPSRPHELKFPFNQRNMLIGWRTLFFREGEYKPDPTKSVEWNRGAYLIEGLGHCGMCHTSINAMGGPVSSAAFAGGLIPLQNWYAPSLTSNKEAGLGDWETKDIADLLKTGVSNRGAVFGPMAEVVHNSLQYMSDTDINAMATYLKTIPQKSEAPEPLQLETSEKFGGELLKQGQKIYADNCAKCHAENGLGMPQAFPPLANNQSIQMPSAVNPIRMVLNGGYPPSTDANPHPYGMPPFAQALSNQEVAAVVTYIRMSWGNHGTAVSPQQVSDLRSAPLD; from the coding sequence ATGAAACGCAAGTCTTTGTTCGCCCTCTCGGCAGTCGTCGTCGTTGCGGCTGCCGCACTCGTTCCCGTCCTGTGGTCGGGCGGCGACCACCTGCATAACGGCACGGCCATGGCGGCCACACCCGCCGACCAGGCCGCGCTGATCAAGCAAGGCGAGTATCTCGCCCGCGCCGGCGACTGTATCGCCTGCCACACGGTGCGCGGCGGCAAGCAGTTCGCCGGCGGTCTGCCCATGGCCACGCCGTTCGGCACGATGTTCACGCCGAACATCACGCCTGACGACCAGTACGGCATCGGCAAGTGGACGCAGGACGACTTCTACCGCGCCATGCACACCGGCCGTTCGAAAGACGGCAGTCTGCTGTATCCGGGCTTCCCGTTCACCAGCTACACGAAGGTCACGCGCGCCGACTCGGACGCGATCTACGCGTACCTGCGTTCGGTCACGCCGGTCAACGTGCCGAGCCGTCCGCACGAACTGAAATTCCCGTTCAACCAGCGCAACATGCTGATCGGCTGGCGCACGCTGTTCTTCCGTGAAGGCGAGTACAAGCCGGATCCGACCAAGTCGGTCGAATGGAACCGCGGCGCGTACCTGATCGAAGGCCTCGGCCACTGCGGCATGTGCCACACGTCGATCAACGCCATGGGCGGCCCGGTGAGCTCGGCGGCGTTTGCCGGCGGCCTGATTCCGCTGCAGAACTGGTACGCACCGTCGCTCACGTCGAACAAGGAAGCCGGCCTCGGTGACTGGGAAACCAAAGACATCGCCGATCTGCTGAAGACCGGCGTATCGAACCGCGGCGCCGTATTCGGTCCAATGGCTGAAGTGGTTCACAACAGCCTGCAGTACATGTCGGACACGGACATCAACGCGATGGCCACGTACCTGAAGACGATTCCGCAGAAGAGCGAAGCGCCTGAGCCGCTGCAGCTCGAAACGTCGGAAAAGTTCGGCGGCGAACTGTTGAAGCAAGGTCAGAAGATCTACGCTGACAACTGCGCGAAGTGCCACGCGGAAAATGGCCTCGGCATGCCGCAGGCTTTCCCGCCGCTCGCGAACAACCAGTCGATTCAGATGCCGTCGGCGGTCAACCCGATCCGTATGGTGCTGAACGGCGGATACCCGCCGAGCACGGATGCCAACCCGCATCCGTACGGCATGCCGCCGTTCGCACAAGCACTGTCGAATCAGGAAGTCGCGGCAGTTGTGACGTACATCCGTATGTCGTGGGGCAACCACGGTACGGCCGTGTCGCCGCAGCAAGTGTCCGATCTGCGTTCGGCGCCGCTCGACTAA
- the ggt gene encoding gamma-glutamyltransferase, which yields MTGFNWQNPYPTPRLPVFARNIVSTSHPLAAQAGLRMLWKGGNAVDAAIAAAAAITVVEPVSCGLGGDAFALVWDSKKLHGLNASGVSPAAWNVDYFKRKYGEENGLAKQPKRGWDAVTVPGVIAGWEALHQKFGTLPFADLMEPAIEIAERGHAVASIVAYKWAAAVPELKDLPGFAQTFMPRGRAPEVSELVRFPGHAKTLRKLAEQGPRAYYEGEIAEQIAAFAREGGGALTADDLRNYRADWVEPIGKDYRGYTVHEIPPNGQGIAALIALGILEKFDVKELAVDNVESQHLQIEAMKLAFADVYRYVADPRSMEVTPEQMLDDAYLTSRAKLIDHKRATQFDFGMPKAGGTIYMSVADERGMMVSFIQSNYMGFGSGIVVPDSGIAMQNRGCGFSMDPKSPNVVEGGKRPFHTIIPSFLTQQVNGQQEAVMSFGVMGGDMQPQGHLQSIVRMLDYGQQPQAACDAPRWKVNRDFTIDIESTLDPKTAEALQKLGHTIKSVDDPYMDFGSGQYIWKLDRNDPERGYVAASDSRRDGLAAGF from the coding sequence ATGACTGGCTTCAACTGGCAAAACCCTTACCCGACGCCGCGTCTGCCTGTATTCGCGCGCAACATCGTTTCGACTTCGCATCCGCTCGCCGCGCAAGCCGGACTGCGCATGCTGTGGAAAGGCGGCAATGCCGTCGATGCCGCGATCGCCGCAGCGGCCGCCATCACCGTGGTCGAGCCGGTATCGTGCGGGCTGGGCGGCGACGCGTTCGCGCTGGTGTGGGACAGCAAGAAGCTGCATGGCCTGAATGCTTCGGGCGTGTCGCCGGCGGCATGGAACGTCGACTACTTCAAGCGCAAGTACGGCGAGGAAAACGGTCTCGCGAAGCAACCGAAACGCGGCTGGGACGCGGTGACGGTGCCCGGCGTGATCGCCGGCTGGGAAGCGCTGCATCAGAAATTCGGCACGCTGCCGTTCGCCGACCTGATGGAGCCGGCCATCGAGATCGCCGAGCGCGGTCACGCGGTGGCGAGCATCGTCGCCTATAAGTGGGCGGCCGCCGTGCCGGAACTGAAGGACCTGCCGGGCTTCGCGCAAACCTTCATGCCGCGTGGCCGCGCGCCGGAAGTGAGCGAACTGGTGCGCTTTCCCGGCCACGCGAAGACGCTGCGCAAGCTCGCCGAGCAGGGCCCGCGCGCGTATTACGAAGGCGAGATCGCCGAGCAGATCGCCGCGTTCGCCCGTGAAGGCGGCGGCGCGCTGACCGCCGACGATCTGCGCAACTATCGCGCGGATTGGGTCGAACCGATCGGCAAGGATTATCGCGGCTACACGGTGCACGAGATTCCGCCGAACGGGCAGGGTATCGCGGCGCTGATCGCGCTGGGCATCCTCGAAAAATTCGATGTGAAGGAATTGGCGGTCGACAACGTCGAGTCGCAACACTTGCAGATCGAAGCCATGAAGCTGGCCTTCGCCGACGTCTACCGCTACGTCGCCGATCCGCGTTCCATGGAGGTTACGCCCGAGCAGATGCTCGACGACGCCTACCTGACATCGCGCGCCAAACTGATCGATCACAAGCGCGCCACGCAGTTCGACTTCGGCATGCCGAAGGCCGGCGGCACCATCTACATGTCGGTGGCGGACGAGCGCGGCATGATGGTCAGCTTCATCCAGTCGAACTACATGGGCTTCGGCTCGGGCATCGTGGTGCCGGATAGCGGCATTGCCATGCAGAACCGCGGCTGCGGTTTTTCGATGGACCCGAAGTCGCCGAACGTGGTGGAAGGCGGCAAGCGGCCGTTCCACACCATCATTCCGTCGTTCCTCACGCAGCAGGTGAACGGCCAGCAGGAAGCAGTGATGAGCTTCGGCGTGATGGGCGGCGACATGCAGCCGCAAGGCCATCTGCAATCCATCGTGCGGATGCTCGACTACGGTCAGCAGCCGCAGGCCGCGTGCGACGCGCCGCGCTGGAAGGTCAATCGCGATTTCACGATCGACATCGAATCGACGCTCGATCCGAAGACCGCCGAGGCGTTGCAGAAGCTCGGCCACACGATCAAGTCGGTCGACGACCCGTATATGGACTTCGGCTCCGGCCAGTACATCTGGAAGCTCGATCGCAACGATCCGGAGCGCGGCTATGTCGCGGCAAGCGATAGCCGCCGCGACGGGTTGGCTGCCGGGTTCTAA
- a CDS encoding DEAD/DEAH box helicase, with amino-acid sequence MSFDSLGLSEPLVRAVHELGYTTPTPIQTQAIPAVLNGGDLLAGAQTGTGKTAGFTLPILQRLNTMPAVTTGSGKRAVRALILTPTRELAAQVEESVRAYGKYLKLKSTVMFGGVGINPQIGALRSGVDIVVATPGRLLDHMQQKTIDLSHLEILVLDEADRMLDMGFIHDIKRVLAKLPPKRQNLLFSATFSDEIKTLADNLLDSPALIEVARRNTTAETVAQKIHPVDRDKKRELLTHLIKQHNWFQVLVFTRTKHGANRLAEQLAKDGISSLAIHGNKSQSARTRALAEFKDGTLQVLVATDIAARGIDIDQLPHVVNYDLPNVPEDYVHRIGRTGRAGATGEAISLVCVDELQLLKDIEKLIKRPVPQEVIAGFEPDPTAKPEPILRRGQGGGGGGGGRSPRQGQGAPKRDGAGSAKPAQRSGQRPASGQQQPKPHGAKPAGNGGQPRRDGQRHDDRPRAVAHEGSAAQHAPRKPQGAKPQGGNPGALLGGAKPRNDAPRGGQPTRSGQRGR; translated from the coding sequence ATGTCTTTTGATTCCCTCGGCTTGTCCGAACCGTTGGTCCGCGCTGTACACGAACTCGGCTACACCACGCCGACTCCGATCCAGACGCAAGCGATTCCCGCCGTGCTCAACGGCGGCGACCTGCTGGCCGGCGCGCAAACCGGCACCGGCAAGACCGCCGGCTTTACGTTGCCGATCCTGCAACGTCTGAACACCATGCCCGCCGTGACGACCGGCTCGGGCAAGCGCGCGGTGCGCGCGCTGATCCTCACGCCCACGCGTGAACTGGCCGCGCAGGTCGAAGAAAGCGTGCGCGCGTACGGCAAGTATCTGAAGCTGAAGTCGACCGTGATGTTCGGCGGCGTCGGCATCAATCCGCAGATCGGCGCACTGCGCAGCGGCGTGGATATCGTCGTCGCGACGCCGGGCCGTTTGCTCGACCACATGCAGCAGAAGACCATCGACCTGTCGCATCTCGAGATTCTCGTGCTCGACGAAGCTGACCGCATGCTCGACATGGGCTTCATCCACGACATCAAGCGCGTGCTGGCGAAGCTGCCGCCGAAACGGCAGAACCTGCTGTTCTCGGCCACCTTCTCCGATGAGATCAAGACGCTCGCCGACAACCTGCTCGACTCGCCGGCGCTGATCGAAGTCGCGCGCCGCAATACGACCGCCGAAACGGTCGCGCAGAAGATTCACCCGGTGGATCGCGACAAGAAGCGCGAGTTGCTCACGCATCTGATCAAGCAGCACAACTGGTTCCAAGTGTTGGTGTTCACGCGCACCAAGCACGGCGCCAACCGTCTTGCCGAACAACTGGCCAAGGACGGCATCAGTTCCCTGGCGATTCACGGCAACAAGAGCCAGTCGGCCCGCACGCGCGCGCTCGCCGAGTTCAAGGACGGCACGCTGCAGGTGCTGGTCGCGACCGACATCGCCGCCCGCGGTATCGATATCGACCAACTGCCGCACGTGGTCAACTACGATCTGCCGAACGTGCCGGAAGACTACGTGCACCGCATCGGCCGCACAGGCCGCGCGGGCGCGACGGGCGAAGCGATCTCGCTGGTGTGCGTCGACGAACTGCAGTTGCTGAAGGACATCGAGAAGCTGATCAAGCGTCCGGTGCCGCAGGAAGTGATCGCCGGGTTCGAACCGGACCCGACCGCGAAGCCAGAACCGATTCTGCGTCGCGGCCAGGGTGGTGGTGGTGGCGGCGGTGGTCGTTCGCCGCGTCAAGGTCAAGGCGCACCGAAACGTGATGGCGCGGGTTCGGCGAAACCGGCGCAGCGCTCGGGTCAACGCCCGGCGAGCGGTCAGCAGCAGCCGAAGCCGCACGGTGCGAAGCCGGCCGGCAATGGCGGCCAGCCGCGTCGCGACGGTCAGCGTCACGACGACCGGCCGCGCGCCGTCGCGCATGAGGGCAGCGCCGCGCAGCATGCGCCGCGCAAGCCGCAAGGCGCGAAACCGCAAGGCGGCAATCCGGGTGCGTTGCTGGGCGGCGCCAAGCCGCGCAACGACGCGCCGCGCGGTGGCCAGCCCACGCGCAGCGGCCAACGCGGCCGTTAA